A stretch of Vicia villosa cultivar HV-30 ecotype Madison, WI unplaced genomic scaffold, Vvil1.0 ctg.001936F_1_1, whole genome shotgun sequence DNA encodes these proteins:
- the LOC131637160 gene encoding protein phosphatase 2C 70-like: protein MEHTIVTVLLLLMLLLIFIFLFFLFKPWRFFFSSRFRSSIQQGSVGELERPLVVDDGGNASLNNELPRDYDLEGACYPNEVNFRSPRTHGQGLVHKQRLHNLSISPNLHQGGGGGGGGGGDTLIVDVISDHSESVVASADVGQVFKLPPPPVLAQVPKQSYQNDRLQDFVQKDITDQRSCLTLEVISGPSSGQRWSVQSTNPSRLPLTLGRVSPSDLLIKDTEVSGKHALINWNLDNLKWELVDMGSLNGTLLNSKSINHPDTGSRHWGDPLILANGDVITLGTTSKIIVHITSQNQHHIPFGVGMISDPMSLRRGGKKLPMEDVCYYHWPLPGLDQFGIFGICDGHGGDGAAKAASKLFPEVIASILSDSLKRERVFSLRDASDILRDAFSQTEARINNFYEGCTATLLLVWADCDDNFYAQCANVGDSACIMSVDGQQIKMTEDHKISNYSERRRIEESGEPLKDGETRLYGINLARMLGDKFLKQQDSRFSSQPYISEAVHIHQASKAFAVLASDGLWDVISMKKTIQLVLQMRERYNTEGDNTAEKIASLLLNEARTLKTKDNTSIIFLDFDTFNRFSCKVES, encoded by the exons atggAACACACGATCGTGACTGTGCTTCTTCTCCTTatgcttcttctcatcttcatcttcctctttTTTCTCTTCAAACCATGGcgcttctttttctcttctcGTTTTCGTTCTTCAATCCAACAG GGTTCTGTTGGTGAATTAGAGAGACCTCTTGTTGTTGACGACGGTGGAAATGCTTCGTTGAATAATGAATTGCCGAGGGATTATGATCTTGAAGGTGCGTGTTATCCTAATGAAGTTAATTTTCGTTCTCCGAGAACTCATGGACAAGGTCTTGTTCATAAGCAAAGGCTTCATAACCTTTCTATTTCGCCTAATTTGCATCAAGGTGGCGGCGGTGGTGGAGGTGGTGGAGGTGATACTTTGATTGTTGATGTAATCTCTGATCATTCTGAGAGTGTTGTTGCTTCTGCTGATGTTGGTCAAGTATTTAAGCTTCCTCCTCCGCCGGTTTTAGCTCAAGTTCCGAAGCAGAGTTATCAGAATGATAGGTTGCAGGATTTTGTGCAAAAGGATATTACTGATCAAA GAAGCTGCCTTACTTTGGAGGTAATCAGTGGTCCTTCGAGTGGACAACGTTGGTCTGTTCAGTCGACAAATCCTTCTCGTCTCCCGCTTACTTTGGGAAGGGTTTCTCCTAGTGATTTGTTGATCAAGGATACGGAAGTGTCGGGGAAGCATGCTTTGATCAATTGGAATTTGGAT AATTTGAAATGGGAGCTGGTTGATATGGGTAGCCTGAATGGAACACTTTTGAACTCGAAGTCAATCAACCATCCTGACACTGGAAGTAGGCACTGGGGAGATCCATTGATTCTTGCTAATGGAGATGTTATAACACTTGGAACAACCTCAAAAATAATT GTTCATATTACTTCCCAAAATCAACATCACATTCCCTTTGGAGTTGGTATGATATCAGATCCCATGTCTTTGCGTCGAGGAGGAAAGAAACTTCCTATGGAGGATGTTTGCTATTATCATTGGCCTTTACCTGGGCTGGATCAG TTTGGTATTTTTGGCATTTGTGATGGGCACGGTGGTGATGGGGCTGCTAAAGCTGCTAGCAA ACTTTTTCCTGAAGTAATTGCTAGTATATTATCGGATTCATTAAAAAGGGAGAGGGTTTTCTCACTTCGTGATGCTTCGGATATTCTTCGAGATGCATTTTCTCAAACGGAAGCACGCATAAACAACTTCTATGAG GGATGTACAGCAACATTGCTCCTGGTATGGGCTGACTGTGATGATAATTTCTATGCACAATGTGCAAATGTTGGAGATTCTGCCTGCATTATGAG TGTTGATGGGCAACAAATCAAAATGACAGAAGATCACAAGATAAGCAATTATTCTGAAAGACGCAGAATTGAAGAGTCGGGGGAACCATTGAAAGATGGGGAAACACGACTATATG GTATAAATCTTGCAAGGATGCTCGGCGACAAATTCCTAAAACAACAGGATTCTCGGTTCAGTTCACAACCTTATATAAGTGAGGCTGTGCATATTCACCAAGCAAGCAAGGCTTTTGCTGTTCTAGCTAG TGATGGGTTATGGGACGTCATCAGCATGAAGAAGACAATTCAGCTAGTGCTTCAG ATGAGGGAGCGATACAATACAGAAGGAGATAATACAGCAGAAAAGATTGCTAGTTTGTTGTTGAATGAGGCTAGAACACTCAAAACGAAGGATAATACCTCCATAATATTCTTAGATTTTGATACATTCAATAGATTCTCTTGTAAAGTTGAATCCTAG